The sequence ACTGATTGATCAGGTACCCGTTGGCCGCATGCACCTCTACGCCTGAAAAACCGGCTTCTTTTGCATTCACGGCTGCTTTCCGGTAATCATCCACAGTGGCTTTAATTTCATCAATGGTCAGGGCACGGGGTATTTCATACTCTTTTTTTCCTAAAGGCGTGTGGATGCCGTCGCCTTCCAGCCGGACAGCTGAAGCCGAAACCGGAGCCTCTCCATTGTGGAAATCGCTGTGAGACGCTCTGCCGCAGTGCCAGAGTTGTAAAAAAATCGGGGTCCCTGTGGGGTTTAATTTCCGGGTGACTTTCTGCCATCCCTCTATCATTTGACTGGTGTATATTCCAGGGGAATCAATCCACCCGATGCCTTGCTTTGAAATTACTGTGGCCTCCGTAATCAGTAACCCGGCCGATGAACGCTGAAAATAATAGTCGGCCATCAAGTCATTGGGTATGCGTTCGGACCCGGCACGTCCCCGGGTCATGGGTGCCAATACAATTCTATTTTTTAAATTATAGCTTCCTATTGAAATTGGATCGAATAAAGTTTTCATGTTGAAGTTCTCCTTGATTAGGAATGATAAATCTTACTAAGTATAAACTGAACGGAATTGTTGAACAATAGGGGATTTCCACATTTCAGGAATCGGATGTATCCATTTGACAAAAAAGCGTTGGGATATCGCTCAGATGCCCCTTTATTCGGGGGATATCTGTTTGGAAAAATGAAATACCGCATTTTGGGTCCGGCAATGGGTCAGCAGCTGTTTGAAGCAGCAGTGTCTGGCCAGCAGGGCGTCTGAATCGGGAATGACCGAGAAAAAAGCCTGGCTGCCCATGATGACCAGTTTTTTCCTGGCCCGGGTCATGGCCACATTGAGGCGGTTGGGGCTGTTTAAAAATTCGCTGGTCAGGTGATCCGGGTCCGAAGCGGTGAGACCGAAGAGGATGATGTCCCGCTCGGCACCCTGGATTCGTTCCACGGTATCCACAAGGGGGAGGCGGGTAGGGGGGTGATGATCTGCCATGATTTTCCCCAGCCGCTGGATGATGGCGTTGTTCTGGGCTCGATGGGGGGTGATGATGGCCATCCGGTCCGGGGACAGACCGTGGCCCAGGATCAGGCGCCCGGCCAGGGCGGCCATGAGATCCGCCTCCACATCCGATTGCTGGCCGCATCCCTGGTGATCCGTCAATACCAAGGTCACAGGCTGTTCGGGATTCAGGATATCGCTGAGTATCGGTTCGTCCTCAGTTGGATTGTATGTTTCGCCCGGGTCGTTCAGGCAAAGCCGTGCATTTTGCACTGACGGGTCCGGGTAAAGCCGGCTGTGGTACCAGGTTTTGGATGGGAATGCGCAGATTTCTTTGTTCATCCGGTAGGTGGTGTCCAGGGTGACCTGGCAGTCTTCAGGATACAGGCTCCGGATATTGGAGAGAATGGAGCTGTTCAAGCGTATTTCGTTTTCATTGTCATCTTTATTGTTATCAGGGGCATGGGGATCATAATTACCCATGATAATGGGGGGAAGCTGATGGACATCGCCCAGGAAAAGGAAATTTCCTTTGCCGTAGATGAGACTGAGCAGGGCCTGGGGCACCGGGACCTGGGAGGCTTCGTCAAAAATCATCCAGTCCAGGGCCAGGGGGAAGCCTTCGTCCTTGCTGTTGAACAGGGAATAAAATCCGTATCCGGTGGCGCCTAAAATCAACCAAGACCGGGTTGGCAGATCCCGGGCGTCCTTTGTATATTCCACCGTCATGGCGGCATGGTCGGGATTGGATGTTTCGGATACCAAAAAGTTGTCCTCCCCCCATTTCACGCATTGGCCCGGAAAATCACCCGGCAGATATTGGTTGACCAGTCGGACCACTTTTTCCAATACCGTGTCAATGGCCTGGTGGGTCAGGGCGCTGATGCCTATGCGCAGGGGCTTTCCGGCTTCATGGGCTTCAAGGATCAGGGCGATGATGATCCATCCCAGCAGATGGGTTTTCCCCGTGCCGGGCGGGCCCTGGATCATGGCAGTGCGGTATTGGAATGGGAGTCTTAGGGCCTGCTGCTGGGAGGGGTTGAGGCCGTGGTTGTCCCGGGTCAGCCATTTTTCCACCCAGGCTGCCGATGCCGGCGCCTGCCTTCCCTGGGCTGTTCCGGCCAGAAGTTGCCGGATATGGAAATATCTGTCTTCTGAAAACAAGGTCTGGGAGGCGTGGTGTAGTTTTCCCCGGTTCCAGTCATCCATATCTTCTTCAAGGGAGTAGAACAACGCTTTATTAAGATTTAATTTGCCGGACCGGGAAAGGAGCCCGATCTCACCGGCGTCCATATCATATTCCACCATGATTACGGGAAAGCCGTTTTGCAGATCGGCCATGCCATGGGGCACCAGTTTGAGAAAATCCCCCTGGCGGAATTTGGCTGGCCGGGTCTGGTCCGTGGGCCTGAAAATATTGATAAAGCGACCGAAGCTGTCCAGCCGGGTCTGGTGGAATTTCAGGTATCCCATGGACCTGAATCGCAGCATCCGCTCTTCCAGGGGCTGTTCCTGGAGCATCATGATATCTGCCTCTTTCAGGCGTTGTTCCTCCTGGATAAATGTTGTATATGCCCCGGCCTTTTTATCTGCATCGTTGCTTGAGGGCCATTCCCTGATCCACTGGCTTTGCAATTGGGACACGGCGGTCTGGTACAGCTCTGCCATGAGTGCAAGGCATTTTTGGGCTTCGGTTGCAGCCTGGCCGATATCACTGGTGAATCCGCTGTTGTGGTGAAACAGGGTCGGTGGCGGTTCAGGGATGGTTTGACATTTAAAAATGCGGCCCAGGGTATACAGGGATGCTGTGCCCGGAGCGGGCATGTAAAAATGGGCGGTCAGGACCTTTTGTATATCCGTCCAGGACGAGGGCTGGGTTTGGCCGAGAAATTCCCAGGATGGTCTTTGTGCCTCCCCAAGCCATTGATTTATTGTAGCGGGTGTCTGGGAGCCAAAATGAAAGATATGGGGACCCTGGCCGGCATGGATGCTATTTTTCCACAACCGCGTTACTTCCTCTAAAAAGGTCTGTCGGGCTGCCAGCCGCTCTGTCTCGGTTTCCATGGTCCATACATTTGATTCAACAATTGTCCGGCCGTCTGTATCCAAGACCAGCCACCCCAGGACCCGGGGCAGGCCGTCCAGGGGATTTTTTTCCAGGTGGATGAAAATACGCCTGGACAGGTTGGCCGGGAACCGGTGGGTCTTTTTTTCATGACAGCTGATGCGGCTGGTTAAAAAGGCGTCACACCATTCAATTAATTTTTTCTGCTGTCCAGGAGAGAGGCGACCGGTCTCTCGTTCAAGGGCACCAGGGAGTTGTTCAAGGGTGGTGCAGCCCATCTGCTGCAGGGCCGCCAGTTCGCCTCTGGTTAATTTCGGCAGGAACCGGATTTCGTCATGGACAAGGGCATTGTGGTAGCAGCCGGGGAATCCCGAACAGGCAGTGCACAGGCCTTGAAGCCTGTAATCTGCATGGACCGGCAGGCCGGAAAGCACACGGCCAAGGTGGTGCAGGAGGGTAGGCAGGGCCGCCATGTAAGGGATTAAATCAAATTCATGGATCTGATACGGTTCTGTTTCCCGGACGTCGCCCAATGGCGGCGGGGTCATGATGAACCCTTTGGGGGAGACCCGGGCAGGCAGCTTGCAGCGGTCGATAATTTGGTCCAGTGCCAGGGCATAGAAGGCCACCTGCCATTTATGGTGGTATCCTGGTGTCCGGCTGCGTTTGATATCCCCGGCTTCAATAATTGCCTGTCCGCCTTTGCCT comes from uncultured Desulfobacter sp. and encodes:
- a CDS encoding alkene reductase — protein: MKTLFDPISIGSYNLKNRIVLAPMTRGRAGSERIPNDLMADYYFQRSSAGLLITEATVISKQGIGWIDSPGIYTSQMIEGWQKVTRKLNPTGTPIFLQLWHCGRASHSDFHNGEAPVSASAVRLEGDGIHTPLGKKEYEIPRALTIDEIKATVDDYRKAAVNAKEAGFSGVEVHAANGYLINQFLDSKTNLRDDEYGGSLENKFRFLKEVLDTTLDIWPPEQVGVRISPNGVFNDMGSSDFRQTFLYVAKELNKLNLGYLHIMDGLAFGFHEKGDPMTLSEFRKIYNGVIMGNCGYTKESAEERIARGDADLAAFGRPYITNPDLPERFKNGWPLNPSEDMSLWYTPGPEGYTDYQPYKE
- a CDS encoding DEAD/DEAH box helicase — encoded protein: MIQSTDPLLRLPNTFRPFYGAFAGLRPIQIEAIAPILEGRDLIVQAATGSGKSEAVLAPALERVITLGRAHGILYIIPTRALAKDLMRRFEPIITERLNLILAIRTGDIKKGGTKRPDIMFTTPESLDVMLGSGNTNLKAFLTRVGTVIVDEVHPLVHQYRGRHLVYLFTRLERKTHAPIQKIAMSATIAGIPEVMDFLNFRPGGTAISAGADQQDRQIQARLLHLKKEDTELPALLNDLYREWAYRKILVFCNSRSACDRLSGIVRRNGVFREVTELHYSNLKAKERKKAEDRFRKNPHALCIATSTLELGIDVGDVDAVLLYQPPGSVSAFLQRIGRSNRRGQSINFWGITAGESAGNQVIRFLALLALGRQGKIEAPTPKTLPSVLSQQVISCLYEKKEISLNALKTLFPERKSLLPDIFKALEKKGWLRRTKRPGLLRGSWQYRNHFMEYKLWGNFPESEKEYILEVNMESIADIPQSVVDQMEVGDRVYLSGRRLKILKIEAGDPGKVTARPAMKKDDKDLVWVGLGAHVSWETAQAMGRILGTGTLPQDSGLMTRTQKLFHRELSYSENRVTLANGIEVVPGTRARFHFRTFLGSAGNLVLEWAVRDHFQDDDLDVASSETGVECSRWIDFQKLNLPVTEKAFHTWVSAHFRVLRSLIPLSIFWRTLPRKQMVEEVADFLFDQRVADTFARYLKLGSDIVSGDMADLSEPLPMAVDESPRFEMEAGAALLSHEKQTAKPPEDSPFLFPGWQSPCLDPERTDVRSLTATMVSDYIFHGQCDRRFCLSYLGLAHPVTAQDDVMALVREQGVQHEQAVLAALEQQGNRLAIPEPAAAGEPRWAPSVKLLEETIAQLAGRDTEKVRPVWLSQCYLKTEAPIHQFPHVTGIGIPDLLKLSPGKGGQAIIEAGDIKRSRTPGYHHKWQVAFYALALDQIIDRCKLPARVSPKGFIMTPPPLGDVRETEPYQIHEFDLIPYMAALPTLLHHLGRVLSGLPVHADYRLQGLCTACSGFPGCYHNALVHDEIRFLPKLTRGELAALQQMGCTTLEQLPGALERETGRLSPGQQKKLIEWCDAFLTSRISCHEKKTHRFPANLSRRIFIHLEKNPLDGLPRVLGWLVLDTDGRTIVESNVWTMETETERLAARQTFLEEVTRLWKNSIHAGQGPHIFHFGSQTPATINQWLGEAQRPSWEFLGQTQPSSWTDIQKVLTAHFYMPAPGTASLYTLGRIFKCQTIPEPPPTLFHHNSGFTSDIGQAATEAQKCLALMAELYQTAVSQLQSQWIREWPSSNDADKKAGAYTTFIQEEQRLKEADIMMLQEQPLEERMLRFRSMGYLKFHQTRLDSFGRFINIFRPTDQTRPAKFRQGDFLKLVPHGMADLQNGFPVIMVEYDMDAGEIGLLSRSGKLNLNKALFYSLEEDMDDWNRGKLHHASQTLFSEDRYFHIRQLLAGTAQGRQAPASAAWVEKWLTRDNHGLNPSQQQALRLPFQYRTAMIQGPPGTGKTHLLGWIIIALILEAHEAGKPLRIGISALTHQAIDTVLEKVVRLVNQYLPGDFPGQCVKWGEDNFLVSETSNPDHAAMTVEYTKDARDLPTRSWLILGATGYGFYSLFNSKDEGFPLALDWMIFDEASQVPVPQALLSLIYGKGNFLFLGDVHQLPPIIMGNYDPHAPDNNKDDNENEIRLNSSILSNIRSLYPEDCQVTLDTTYRMNKEICAFPSKTWYHSRLYPDPSVQNARLCLNDPGETYNPTEDEPILSDILNPEQPVTLVLTDHQGCGQQSDVEADLMAALAGRLILGHGLSPDRMAIITPHRAQNNAIIQRLGKIMADHHPPTRLPLVDTVERIQGAERDIILFGLTASDPDHLTSEFLNSPNRLNVAMTRARKKLVIMGSQAFFSVIPDSDALLARHCCFKQLLTHCRTQNAVFHFSKQISPE